One genomic region from Laspinema palackyanum D2c encodes:
- the pheS gene encoding phenylalanine--tRNA ligase subunit alpha: MTTQLSDLENQLENLRQDAVGAVASVNTLDELEQLRVNYLGKKGQLSQILRGMGKLEAADRPRIGSLANEVKEALQSQLEGRNQDLLQAQIQQQLAAETLDVTMPGVYRPQGRIHPLNAVIDRAIDIFVGMGYTVATGPEMETDYYNFEALNTPQDHPARDMQDTFYLPDGNLLRTHTSPVQIRYMEKHEPPVRIVAPGRVYRRDTVDATHAAVFHQIEILAIDKGITFTDLKGTLKEFVRQMFGEDLPLRFRPSYFPFTEPSAEVDVQWKGKWLEVLGCGTVDPNVLKAVGYDPEVYTGFAAGFGVERFAMVLYQIDDIRRVYSSDLRFLQQL; this comes from the coding sequence ATGACTACTCAGCTTAGTGATTTAGAGAACCAACTAGAAAACCTGCGTCAGGACGCAGTGGGGGCAGTCGCCTCGGTGAATACCCTTGATGAACTCGAACAACTGCGAGTCAACTATCTGGGCAAAAAAGGGCAGCTTTCTCAAATCTTGCGCGGAATGGGAAAATTAGAGGCTGCGGACCGACCCCGAATTGGTTCTCTTGCCAATGAGGTCAAGGAAGCGCTGCAAAGCCAACTGGAAGGGCGGAATCAGGATTTACTCCAGGCCCAAATTCAACAGCAACTCGCGGCAGAAACTCTCGATGTGACGATGCCGGGAGTGTATCGTCCCCAGGGTCGGATTCACCCTTTGAATGCAGTGATTGACCGGGCGATCGATATTTTTGTGGGGATGGGGTACACCGTCGCCACGGGTCCAGAAATGGAAACGGACTATTATAATTTCGAGGCCCTGAATACGCCGCAAGACCATCCAGCGCGGGATATGCAGGATACCTTCTATCTCCCCGATGGTAACCTGTTGCGGACTCATACCTCGCCGGTACAGATTCGCTACATGGAAAAACATGAGCCGCCGGTGCGGATTGTGGCCCCCGGACGGGTCTATCGCCGGGATACGGTGGATGCCACTCACGCGGCAGTGTTCCATCAGATTGAAATTTTGGCTATAGATAAGGGAATTACCTTCACGGACCTCAAAGGGACGTTGAAAGAGTTTGTCCGCCAAATGTTTGGGGAAGATTTACCCTTGCGCTTCCGTCCCAGTTATTTCCCCTTCACTGAACCATCTGCCGAGGTGGATGTGCAGTGGAAAGGGAAATGGTTGGAGGTGTTAGGATGCGGCACGGTTGATCCGAATGTGTTAAAAGCCGTGGGGTATGATCCGGAGGTTTATACAGGATTTGCCGCTGGATTCGGTGTGGAACGGTTTGCGATGGTGTTGTATCAAATTGATGATATTCGCCGGGTTTATAGCAGTGATTTACGCTTTTTGCAGCAACTTTAG
- a CDS encoding ArnT family glycosyltransferase, protein MYQEIFTLHESNEKTIRTRHWGEQLWVLLLLIAAILLYQMDLGILPLRDWDEGIVAGVARDIYEGSLDWLYPTSAGEPYFNKPPLLHLLIAWAYFFGGVNEWTTRLPGAMLSALSVPLLYGIAREVFRLRSPAIFSALVYLTLLPVLRHGRLAMLDGGVQCFFLLMLWCLLRSRRNLRWGLGVGIGLGLICMTKGMMGVLLGTIAFAFTLWDTPRLLRSWYLWIGIALGMTPVTLWYLAQWQHYGDAFLSAHFGIQSLQRVWEPVESNAGPPWYYLLELLKYSWPWFLFLPQGLQLAWENRTLSWAKLIGVWTSIYFVAITVMGTKLPWYVFPLYPAVAIACGAKLAQVWADRKTTEPFTRDPLYPVAWIGILGTIAVVLWGSSFYFGIMEPTYGTYLPVLLIAVALTLSLSALLIYHQDRQFVLILFWGMFVSLCLFVSSPHWIWELNEAYPVKPVAEAIAQQTPPGQKIYTSFPYNRPSLNFYSDRQVIPATPEQLQQYWREQEQPYFLVERPTLEALNLGPSQIQNANEGWLLVSRESL, encoded by the coding sequence ATGTACCAGGAAATTTTCACCCTGCACGAGTCAAATGAGAAAACAATTCGGACCCGACATTGGGGCGAACAGCTCTGGGTCCTCCTGCTCCTAATCGCTGCGATTCTCCTCTATCAGATGGATCTCGGTATTCTGCCGTTACGAGACTGGGATGAAGGCATTGTTGCCGGGGTTGCCCGGGATATTTACGAAGGGTCGTTAGATTGGCTCTATCCGACGAGTGCGGGAGAACCCTATTTTAATAAACCTCCCCTCCTCCATTTGCTGATTGCCTGGGCTTATTTTTTCGGTGGGGTGAATGAATGGACGACGCGCTTACCAGGGGCGATGCTATCGGCGTTATCGGTGCCGTTGCTGTATGGAATTGCGCGGGAAGTGTTTCGTCTGCGATCGCCTGCTATTTTCTCGGCTTTGGTCTATCTCACCCTCTTGCCGGTGCTCCGCCACGGACGTCTCGCCATGCTGGATGGGGGGGTGCAATGCTTTTTCTTATTAATGCTCTGGTGTCTGTTGCGATCGCGCCGGAATTTGCGCTGGGGCCTCGGGGTCGGCATCGGTTTAGGTCTGATTTGCATGACAAAAGGCATGATGGGGGTCTTACTCGGGACCATCGCCTTTGCCTTTACCCTCTGGGATACCCCTCGCCTCCTCCGTTCTTGGTACCTGTGGATTGGTATCGCCTTGGGAATGACCCCCGTTACGCTCTGGTATCTGGCGCAATGGCAGCATTATGGGGATGCCTTTCTTTCTGCCCATTTTGGCATCCAGTCTTTACAACGGGTTTGGGAACCTGTGGAGAGCAATGCGGGCCCGCCTTGGTACTATCTCTTAGAATTGTTGAAATATTCCTGGCCTTGGTTCTTGTTTTTACCCCAAGGGTTACAGTTAGCTTGGGAAAATCGCACCCTGAGTTGGGCCAAATTAATCGGAGTTTGGACCAGTATCTATTTTGTGGCGATCACGGTGATGGGGACTAAATTGCCTTGGTATGTTTTCCCCCTTTATCCAGCAGTTGCGATCGCCTGTGGGGCAAAACTGGCTCAAGTCTGGGCCGATCGCAAAACCACGGAACCGTTCACCCGTGACCCCCTGTATCCGGTAGCTTGGATTGGGATTCTCGGCACGATCGCCGTTGTATTGTGGGGGTCAAGCTTTTATTTCGGCATCATGGAACCCACCTATGGGACCTATTTGCCGGTGTTGTTAATTGCTGTGGCGTTAACCCTGAGTCTCTCAGCGTTGCTGATTTATCACCAGGACCGACAATTTGTGCTGATTTTGTTCTGGGGGATGTTTGTTTCGCTCTGTTTATTCGTGAGCTCTCCCCATTGGATTTGGGAACTGAATGAAGCTTATCCGGTGAAACCTGTGGCAGAGGCGATCGCCCAACAGACTCCCCCCGGTCAAAAGATTTACACCTCGTTCCCCTATAATCGGCCTTCGTTAAATTTTTATAGCGATCGCCAAGTGATTCCCGCTACCCCAGAGCAACTCCAACAGTATTGGCGAGAACAGGAACAGCCCTATTTCCTGGTGGAGCGCCCGACCCTAGAGGCTCTCAACCTCGGTCCGAGCCAAATTCAGAATGCCAATGAAGGTTGGCTATTAGTCTCCCGCGAGTCTTTGTAA
- a CDS encoding catalase produces the protein MNQDNNFEDQKNESLEMFRRETGENLTTNQGVLIDDTNNSLTAGDRGPTLMEDFHFREKMTHFDHERIPERVVHARGSAAHGYFQVYESMAEYTKAKFLQDPAVKTPVFVRFSTVVGFRGSADTVRDVRGFATKFYTEEGNYDLVGNNMPVFFIQDGIKFPDLVHAVKPEPHNEMPQASAAHDNFWDFISLMPESMHMIMWVLSDRALPRSYRMMEGFGVHTFRWINEQGKAHLVKLHWRPPLGMHSLVWDETQKLAGKDPDFNRRDLWNAIEMGHYPEFELGVQLVAEEEADKFDFDLLDPTKLIPEELVPVKIIGKMTLNRNPDNFFAETEQVAFHPGHVVPGIDFSNDPLLQGRLFSYTDTQLIRLGGPNFAELPINRPVAPTHNNQRDGYSRQTIDKGQVNYFPNSRAGGCPMANPENMRAYKHYAEKVEGVKIRKRSESFQDHFSQATLFWNSLSQVEQDHLVSASHFELGKVEDKQIQERMVDLFNHVDHELAKRVAKGIGISPPTEPAVENHGRRSPSLSMENTVKDTVTSRQVAILAADGFDGTQLMQMKQALQEAGASAKIVSKFGGMITSASGEQVKVDKMFIATGSIMYDAIYVPGGRESIETLKQEGDAIHFINEAFRHCKAIAATGEGVELLKASSIQGVSLLESDSNGQVRSEKGVVTLTGGSDFQSAAETFIQAIAQHRHWVREQKEKVPA, from the coding sequence ATGAATCAAGATAATAATTTTGAAGACCAGAAAAATGAAAGTTTAGAAATGTTTCGCCGGGAGACGGGCGAAAACTTGACCACAAACCAGGGAGTTCTAATTGATGACACCAATAATTCCCTAACCGCTGGCGATCGCGGTCCGACGTTAATGGAGGACTTCCATTTTCGCGAAAAAATGACCCACTTTGACCATGAACGAATTCCCGAACGGGTGGTTCATGCCCGGGGTTCTGCGGCGCATGGTTATTTTCAAGTGTATGAATCGATGGCGGAATACACCAAGGCGAAATTCCTCCAAGACCCTGCGGTGAAAACGCCGGTCTTTGTCCGCTTCTCGACGGTGGTTGGGTTCCGGGGTTCAGCCGATACGGTTCGGGATGTGCGAGGGTTTGCCACTAAGTTTTATACCGAAGAAGGGAATTATGACTTAGTGGGTAATAATATGCCGGTCTTTTTCATTCAGGATGGGATTAAATTCCCGGATCTGGTTCATGCGGTTAAACCGGAACCGCACAACGAGATGCCCCAAGCTTCTGCCGCCCATGATAATTTCTGGGACTTTATTTCCCTGATGCCGGAATCGATGCACATGATTATGTGGGTGCTTTCCGATCGCGCTTTACCCCGCAGTTACCGGATGATGGAAGGGTTCGGCGTCCATACCTTCCGCTGGATTAATGAGCAAGGTAAGGCGCACTTGGTGAAGTTGCACTGGCGTCCGCCTCTGGGAATGCACTCCCTAGTCTGGGATGAAACCCAAAAGCTGGCAGGGAAAGACCCAGATTTTAATCGCCGTGACCTTTGGAATGCGATCGAAATGGGACATTATCCAGAATTTGAACTCGGAGTCCAACTCGTTGCGGAGGAAGAAGCAGATAAATTTGACTTTGATTTGTTAGACCCGACCAAGCTAATTCCCGAGGAATTAGTGCCGGTGAAAATCATTGGCAAAATGACCCTCAACCGCAATCCCGATAACTTTTTTGCGGAGACTGAACAAGTGGCGTTCCACCCCGGTCATGTCGTCCCGGGAATTGATTTTAGCAATGACCCGTTGTTACAAGGTCGTTTGTTCTCTTATACCGATACCCAGTTAATTCGCTTGGGTGGCCCGAACTTTGCAGAACTCCCGATTAATCGTCCGGTTGCTCCCACTCATAACAATCAGCGCGATGGGTATTCCCGCCAAACCATTGATAAGGGTCAGGTAAATTATTTTCCCAACTCTCGGGCAGGGGGTTGTCCGATGGCGAACCCGGAGAATATGCGCGCTTATAAGCACTATGCAGAAAAGGTGGAAGGCGTGAAGATCCGCAAACGCAGTGAGAGTTTTCAGGATCATTTTAGTCAAGCAACCTTGTTCTGGAATAGCTTATCCCAGGTGGAACAGGATCACCTCGTTTCTGCTAGTCACTTTGAGTTAGGGAAGGTGGAAGACAAGCAGATTCAGGAACGGATGGTGGATCTGTTTAATCATGTGGATCATGAATTAGCCAAGCGGGTCGCCAAGGGAATTGGCATCTCACCTCCTACTGAACCTGCTGTGGAAAATCACGGTCGCCGTTCTCCCTCTCTGAGTATGGAGAATACGGTTAAAGATACGGTGACGAGTCGGCAGGTGGCGATTTTAGCTGCTGATGGGTTTGATGGAACTCAGTTAATGCAAATGAAACAGGCATTACAGGAGGCCGGAGCAAGTGCCAAGATTGTCTCGAAGTTTGGCGGGATGATTACCAGTGCATCTGGTGAACAAGTGAAGGTGGATAAGATGTTTATCGCCACGGGTTCGATTATGTATGATGCGATTTATGTTCCCGGGGGACGAGAAAGCATTGAGACGTTGAAGCAGGAGGGAGACGCGATTCATTTTATTAATGAGGCGTTCCGGCATTGTAAGGCGATCGCCGCCACGGGTGAGGGGGTGGAATTACTCAAGGCATCGAGTATCCAAGGAGTGA
- the surE gene encoding 5'/3'-nucleotidase SurE, whose protein sequence is MKLLISNDDGIYAPGVYALAQALQGANHEVTVVCPDRERSATGHGLTMHHPIRAEVVESVFDPRIKAWACSGTPADCVKLALWALLDSPPDFVLSGINRGQNLGTDILYSGTVSAAMEGTIEGIPSIAFSLASYVTQDFQPGAEFAVSLLRFLEKNPLPASMLLNVNIPAVPAEKFAGVALTRQGIRRYVDIFEKRIDPRGKTYYWLAGEVLEEVEQTLDPKLEATLPTDVDAIRKNYITLTPLHYNLTSPVGVELLQGWEFPWK, encoded by the coding sequence ATGAAACTTTTAATTAGTAATGATGATGGCATTTACGCCCCTGGGGTTTATGCTTTGGCCCAGGCCCTTCAGGGTGCAAACCATGAAGTGACCGTAGTTTGTCCCGATCGCGAACGTTCTGCCACGGGACATGGATTAACCATGCATCATCCCATCCGCGCGGAAGTGGTGGAATCGGTATTTGACCCCCGGATTAAAGCCTGGGCCTGTTCAGGGACCCCGGCAGATTGTGTTAAATTGGCCCTGTGGGCTTTATTGGACAGTCCCCCAGATTTCGTCCTCTCTGGGATTAACCGAGGGCAAAATTTAGGAACGGATATCCTCTACTCCGGGACCGTCTCTGCGGCAATGGAAGGCACCATCGAAGGCATTCCCAGTATTGCCTTTAGTCTAGCGAGTTATGTAACCCAAGATTTCCAACCCGGGGCAGAATTTGCCGTTTCTCTCCTGAGATTTTTGGAAAAAAACCCGTTACCGGCGTCCATGTTGCTGAATGTCAATATTCCGGCAGTCCCTGCCGAGAAATTCGCAGGGGTGGCCCTGACTCGCCAAGGGATTCGCCGCTATGTGGATATTTTTGAAAAGCGGATTGACCCTCGGGGAAAGACTTATTATTGGTTAGCCGGGGAAGTCTTAGAAGAGGTGGAACAGACTTTGGACCCGAAATTGGAGGCGACGTTACCCACAGATGTGGACGCAATTCGCAAAAATTACATTACCCTGACGCCCCTCCATTACAATTTGACCTCTCCGGTGGGGGTGGAGTTGTTGCAGGGATGGGAATTTCCGTGGAAATAA